Below is a genomic region from Escherichia ruysiae.
TTCTGCCGCTCGTGATGCGTAACTGCATATTGCCTGTCGCATCGTGTCATAGTCGGTTATGCGTTCGCCAAACGACCGTGAGCAGATAATTTCCTGTTTCGCTGGCGCAAACTCTTCCAGTTCAAGACAGGACTCTCCACGAAGTTCCCGTACCGTTCTTTCAAGTACAACATTGAAGTGCTTTCGGATAAAGCAAATATCGGTATCCGCGAGATCGAGTACGGTTTTTATCCCCATCGCCTCCAACTTTTTACTTATCCTTCGACCAACTCCCCACACTTCATCAACCGGTAATGCAGCCATTAATTTGCGCTGGCGCTCCTGGTTTGATAAATCAACAACCCCTCCCGTCTGACATTGCCATTTTTTTGCCGCATGATTGGCAAGTTTGGCCAGCGTCTTGGTTTGTGCAATGCCGACACCAACCGTGAGATGTGTACGCTGAAGAATGGTCTGGCGAATTTCACGGCCAAAATCTGTTAAATTCCGGCAGTTACGTACGCCGGTTAAATCACAAAATGCCTCATCAATGCTGTAGATCTCAACCCGTGGTGACAACTCTTCCAACGTAGACATCACACGCTGGCTCATATCGGCATAGAGTTCATAGTTACTGCTGAAACAAACCACACCACAGCGACGAAACAGATCCTTCTGTTTAAAATAAGGCTCCCCCATTTTAACGCCAAGTGCCTTCGCCTCTGCGCTGCGAGCGATCACACAGCCGTCGTTATTGGAAAGCACTACTACCGGCTTCCCCCACAAGTCTGGGCGAAAAACAGTCTCACAACTGGCATAAAATGAGTTTACATCACAGAGGGCAAACATCAGCGTAATGCCTTTACGACATGAGTGACGACCCCAAACACATTCAGAGACTCTTCGCTGCCAAGAGTAATGGGCGAATACGCACTGTTCATCGGCACAAGCTGTACCGTGGGGTGCAGTTGCAACCTTTTGGCGGTGAACTCACCGTCCACAGCAGCAATAACAATATCGCCGTGGCTGGCGGTAATGGCGCTGTCAACTACCAGCAGATCGCCATCGCCAATCCCGGCCTCAATCATTGAATCTCCCGCAGCTTTAACAAAATAGGTCGCGCTGGGATGTTGAATCACTAGCTGATTAAGATCGATTCGCTGCTCAACGTAGTCAGCTGCCGGTGACGGAAAGCCACACGGCACAAAGTCACTAAATAAAGGAAGTGTAATGATTTCACGCAGTTCCGCAGGCTTGATAAACAACATGATAATCCGCCCAGATATACTGTTTTTATATACAGTATATTCTTATGACGAATAGATCAATGGGAGTAATGGCTATCAATTGTGAGCACAGAGGGAAAGCATAAGGATAGCCTCGGATGAGTAAGGGGCTTTTCCCGCTGAAACAACGAAGAAATGAACTCACTTTAAACCAGAAATTGAGTGAGTTTGCCCCATCCATGCCCCACCACTTAGCGCCGAAGAGCACAAAGCCTTGCGTCCAATGCAAAGCTTTGTGTGTCTGTTTTGTCTCAACAACCACTTCAATTCTCGATCTATTTAACCGGGATATTATCTCCTACAGCCTGTCAGAAAGGCCGGTGATGGAGATGATTAATACGATGCTGCACGATGCATTCTCAGTGCTCGGACCGAAGGATACACCGTTGCTGCACACGGATCAGGGCTGGCAATATCGAATGGCAGGCTATCAGGCAAAGTTAAAGCCCCATGGAATGACACAAAGTATGTCGCGCAAGGGAAACTGCCTGGATAACGCAGTGATGGAGAACTTCTTCGGCACACTAAAATCGGAGTGTTTTTACCTAAACAGGTTCAGCGATCTGAATGAACTGAGGAAAGAGATAGAGGACTATATTCATTATTATAACAACGAGCGGATCAGCCTGAAATTAAAAGACCTGAGTCCGGTAGAATACCGAACCCAAGCCCTGAAAGCCGCTTAACATGAACTGTCCAACTTTATAGGGTCAGTCCATAGACTGCAGGCTTTTAGATTACGTAATTTAAAAACAATAGCTATAGAAACAAATTACCAACCTACAGCAATACCCCCTCCGACTACTGCTCCATCAGTATTATTCCACGAAGACGATGCACGAATATTGGTGTTTTCATTAAGTTTATATTGAACACCAACAGCTACTGCATTACCGTTTCTATAGTTACCAACCCCAACGCCAGCACTAAATGTCTGGTTATTCACATACGGGATATTGGTCATTGCTGCCACAGAAGCAATACCTGCATTAGCTTTTTTAGCATTAGCTTCTATCTTATCATTCAACTGCTTAAATGTTGAATTTATCTTCCCATCAATTTGGTTAAATTTTGTATCAGTATATGCGAATGATTCTTGTTTTGCTGATTGTATGTTTTTATTAATAACGCCGTTATTTTTCGTAACTTCCTGATCAGTATATGCCATTGATTCACTTTTAGCATTGTTAATATTCTGATTTATCACAGCATTATTTTTGGTAACTTGCTGATCTGTATATGTCATTGATTCGCTTTTGGCATTATTGATATTCTGATTTATCACAGCATTATTTTTGGTAAGTTGCTGATCTGTATATGTCATTGATTCATTCTTGGCATTACTGATGTTTTGATTAATTACAGTATTATTTTTAGCTATCTCATTCCCAGTATAATCTTTCAGCTGCTTAACGTTAACGCCATCAGTATCCTCAGTGCCTGCGGCAACATGAGTTAATTGTCGATTAGTGTTACCTGTCCCAAAAGATACACTATACTCTCTGTCAGTTGTACTTCCCCCGCCGATGGCAACACTATTATTATGTTCAGCTACACTCTGTGAGCCTAGTGAGATAGCATTTTCTGCAGTAGATGTAGCCCCTACACCAATAGCTAATGTATCTCCTGCAGTCGCCTGGGCGGAAGAACCAAATGCAACACTGTTCTCCCCAGTTGCTTTAGACGCAGCGCCTACACTTGTAGAATTAGCGACTGCCTCACTACCCGCGCCATTTGCAATAGCTGAATCACCGTTTACTTTACTAAATGAACCAATGGCTACCGAGTTATTTCCAACAACATTTGCATTTGCGCCAATAGCTGACGATGAATTACCTTGAGATGAAGAATATGAACCAATTGCAGTATTATAGTCCCCTTCGGCTTTTGAAACAGCGCCTATTGCTGTAGAAGAAGAACCTGAAGTATTTGCATATGCACCAATAGCTGTCGCATTACTATCAGTTGCCTGGCTATTATCACCGGCATTATAAGAATTATATGCATAAGTATTTGCTGAAACTGCAAATATAACAGAGGCTACGAATATTTTCTTCATAAACATTCAATCTTTCAAATTGATAGATAGACCGGGTTTAACACCATTTAATAGTGCTCTAAAAATAAGCGGCAGGATTTTATTTATATGATTTAGGAAATTCAAGAATTATCTTGTATTTAAAAAACAGATAAAGGTTACAAAAAAACAGATATAACAATAAATCTACACTCTGAGGTTAATAAAAACACAACCAACACACATGAAAATGATTAGCAGACCTTATAATTAAGAGATCTCTATCAAATAAAATACACACATTTACTTCATCAAACAACTTGTTGTTATTTTATTCCTCAAAATTGCACGTATCTTAAACACTGATTAATAAAGAAAATTTCACATTGACCGCATAGAAAAAAATCTCCCACACTCAAGATGTTGCTATTTAGTTACACAATAAATCTATATGACGTTCAAATTTCACACTAAAATCATATAAATAACCATTCATGTTATTAGCCCTCAATTAATTGAGAGCTAAAATATACCCATCGAAATAAAATATGAAAGTATTGATATTTATTCATTTATACACATAAAAATGCAGCATCTTTTATCTCACCTTAGCTCATACGCAATAAACAAACTATTCAATATTAAATGCGCATACAAAAAAACGAATAGTTATGCTTTTTTAAATCATGTGCTGACAAATTTATAAAAAAACACCACCAACCACATCTATACTTGTCAAGTAAGGTATAGCCCGGTTTAATGGCATTCGATACCTTTCTAAACTGTAAGCAGCAAAAAGTTCGACTTAACATGCCCCACGGTTGAGGAGACAGCTAACGACCATTTTGATCATTTATCAACCGGCAGCATCGATAACAAATTACTATGCCCCTGCACACCATACAGAAAGTTGACCAACCACTGTACGATCTTGTATATGGTGTGCCCGCGACATATCGCAGAAATGATTATTACATGACAGGAATTACAGGCCACTCAATATCTGGGACGATTGGCATATTGCGCATGATTTAACAGAACTCGGTGCTTATTCCTGGCAACCTGAAGCGGCACCGCTTCGTCCGTTGCATTTGCAGCCACCTTTTTCACCCACGATTAATCAACAGCCAGACCAGCAGACACGCTATCACCGGCACAGCAAAATCCATCAGGCTTGCCATATCCCACGCGCGTGGGTCAAAACCGCCCCACCACGGCATGTTAATCCGCTTGCCATGCCCGAACATTTCAATCCAGCGATATTCTGCCTGGGTGTGTTCACGCGCAATGAAGAACGTACTGTAAATAGACCCGTTTTAGTTCCATGCATTTTTTGAGAACCCGGCCAAATAATGGTGAAGTCGGTATTCCTCCGGTGTCATATTGTTCAGTGATTCATGCGGGCGTTCACAGTTATATTCTGATAACCATTTCTCCGTAATTTCCCGTACTTCATTCAGCGTTCTGAACAGATAAAAATCGAGTATTTCTGTACGGTATGTCCTGTTAAAATGCTCAATGAAAGCGTTCTCCGTCGGCTTACCCGGCTGGATGAACTCCAGTTTTACTGCGTGTATCTCTGCCCATTCAGCCAGCGCCAGAGAGATAAATTCCGAACCATTATCCATGCGCAGCATGACCGGATAACCTCGGTTTGCCGCGATCCTGTCAAGTACACGGACCACTCGCAGAGCTGGCAGATTCAGATCGATTTCAATCGATAACGCCTCACGATTAAAGTCATCAACGACATTGAACGTGCGAAAACGACGGCCACAGGCCAGCGCATCATGCATAAAATCGACAGACCAGCTCTGGTTCAGCGTTTCTGGCGTAGCCAGTGGTGAGGGATTGCGTACCGGCAGTTGTTGTTTGCCCTTACGGCGAAAATTCAGCTTCAGCAGACAGTAAATACGGTGGAGCCTTTTGTGATTCCACGAGTATCCTTGCCGTCGCAGAATCTGGAAAAGCTTCGGAAAGCCGTATCGCGGGTATCGCTCAGCCGCAGTCTGCAGGGCGGCAATAACGGGTTCATCACGCGTGGTATCCGGGCGGTAATGGTAAACCGTTCTGCTCAGGTTCAGACTCCGGCAGGCCTGACGGATACTGAGTCGAATGTCGTTATCAGATGAGTGACCAGCTCACGCTTAAAGGCTGGTTTTAAAGCTTTTTTTCGATAACGTCTTTCAGCGCCCGGTTCTCCAGACTCAGGTCAGCAAACATCTGTTTGAGACGGCGGTTCTCGTCCTCAAGATCCTTGATTTTTTTAATATCAGAAGCCTCCATGCCGCCGTATCTGGACTTCCAGTTGTAGTAGGTGGCTTCAGAGATACCGGCCTCCCGGCAGACATCTTTAACGGTTCGTCCGGCTTCAACTGACTTAATCACAGCGATGATCTGATGCTCAGTAAAACGGGCTTTACGCATAGCGATTTCCTTCGTTGGCAGATTGATTATGCCGGATGATCTCTAAATATGAATGGCACGATTATGCGGGATACTTACATATACACGCCCTTACAATCCACAATAGTGCATTGTTTTAACTCGTTATTCCCCTAAAAAAGCATCTGGCACTCACCAAATCAAATGTTAACCATTTGTTGTTTTCGATCACAATAAGAAAACAATATGTCGCTTTTGTGCGCATTTTTCAGAAATGTAGATATTTTTAGATTATGGCTACGAAATGAGCATCGCCATGTCACCCTACATCTCATAAGAGGATCGCTTCTGATGAATGCACTGACCGCCGTACACACTAACGCTGTCGATTCAGGCCAGGACTATAGCGGATTCACCCTCACCCCGTCGGCGCAATCCCCTCGCCTGCTGGAACTTACCTTCTCTGAACAGACGACCAAACAGTTCCTTGAACAGGTCGCCGAGTGGCCCGTGCAGGCACTGGAGTACAAATCGTTTCTGCGTTTTCGGATAGGCAAAATTCTTGACGACTTGTGTGCAAATCAGCTGCAACCACTGCTGTTGAAGACGTTGCTAAACCGCGCTGAAGGTGCGTTGTTGATCAATGCGGTGGGTGTCGATGATGTGAAGCAAGCGGATGAGATGGTGAAGCTGGCAACAGCGGTGGCGCATCTGATTGGTCGTTCCAATTTCGATGCCATGAGCGGTCAGTATTACGCGCGTTTTGTAGTGAAAAATGTCGATAACTCAGATAGCTATCTGCGCCAGCCGCACCGCGTAATGGAACTGCATAACGACGGCACCTACGTTGAAGAAATCACTGATTATGTGCTGATGATGAAAATCGACGAACAGAACATGCAGGGCGGAAACTCGCTGCTGCTGCATCTCGATGACTGGGAACATCTGGACCACTTTTTCAGCCATCCGCTGGCGCGCCGTCCGATGCGCTTTGCCGCGCCGCCAAGTAAAAACGTCAGTAAAGATGTCTTCCATCCGGTGTTCGACGTCGATCAGCAGGGTCGCCCGGTGATGCGTTATATCGACCAGTTCGTCCAGCCAAAAGACTTCGAAGAAGGCGTGTGGCTGAGCGAGCTTTCCGATGCCATTGAAACCAGCAAAGGCATTCTTTCTGTGCCCGTTCCCGTTGGCAAATTCCTGTTGATTAACAATCTGTTCTGGCTGCACGGTCGCGACCGCTTTACCGCGCATCCGGATCTGCGTCGTGAACTGATGCGCCAGCGCGGCTATTTCGCATACGCCACTAACCACTACCAGACGCATCAGTAAGCGCAAAGGAATTGAGCGGATGTATGATTTTGTGATTATTGGCGGCGGCATCATCGGCATGTCGACCGCCATGCAACTGATTGACGTCTATCCGGATGCCCGCATTGCGCTACTGGAAAAAGAGTCCGGCCCGGCCTGCCATCAGACGGGTCACAACAGCGGCGTGATCCATGCCGGGGTCTATTACACACCCGGCAGCCTGAAAGCGCAGTTTTGCCTGGCGGGGAACCGCGCCACCAAAGCCTTTTGCGATCAAAACGGCATCCGCTACGACAACTGCGGCAAGATGCTGGTCGCCACATCCGCACTCGAAATGGATCGGATGCGCGCGTTATGGGAACGCACGGCGGCAAACGGTATCGAGCGCGAGTGGTTAAACGCCGACGAGCTGCGCGAGCGTGAACCGAATATCACCGGGCTTGGCGGTATTTTTGTGCCGTCCAGCGGCATTGTCAGCTACTGCGAAGTGACAGCGGCGATGGCAAAAATCTTCCAGGCCAGAGGCGGTGAGATTATCTATAACGCCGAAGTCAGCGGCCTTAATGAGCATAAGAATGGCGTGGTGATACGTACCCGTCAGGGCGGCGAATATGAAGCGTCGACGCTGATTAGCTGTTCCGGGCTGATGGCTGACCGGCTGGTGAAAATGCTCGGCCTCGAACCGGGCTTTATCATCTGCCCGTTCCGTGGCGAGTATTTCCGCCTTGCGCCGGAGCATAACCAGATTGTTAACCACCTGATTTACCCCATTCCCGACCCGACAATGCCCTTTTTAGGCGTTCATCTCACCCGGATGATCGACGGCAGCGTGACCGTCGGGCCAAACGCGGTGCTGGCTTTCAAACGCGAAGGCTATCGCAAGCGCGACTTCTCATTTAGCGACACGCTGGAGATTTTGGGCTCGTCGGGGATTCGCCGGGTGCTGCAAAACCATCTACGCTCAGGACTGGGCGAGATGAAAAACTCGCTGTGCAAAAGCGGCTATCTGCGGCTGGTGCAAAAGTATTGTCCCCGGCTTTCGTTAAGCGATCTCCAGCCCTGGCCCGCCGGTGTGCGGGCGCAGGCGGTATCGCCGGACGGTAAGCTGATTGACGATTTTCTGTTTGTCACCACCCCGCGCACGATCCACACCTGCAATGCGCCCTCCCCGGCAGCGACATCAGCAATTCCTATTGGTGCGCATATTGTCAGCAAGGTACAAACGCTGTTGGCAAGCCAGAGTAACCCCGGACGCACGCTGCGAGCGGCACGT
It encodes:
- a CDS encoding Y-family DNA polymerase, whose protein sequence is MFALCDVNSFYASCETVFRPDLWGKPVVVLSNNDGCVIARSAEAKALGVKMGEPYFKQKDLFRRCGVVCFSSNYELYADMSQRVMSTLEELSPRVEIYSIDEAFCDLTGVRNCRNLTDFGREIRQTILQRTHLTVGVGIAQTKTLAKLANHAAKKWQCQTGGVVDLSNQERQRKLMAALPVDEVWGVGRRISKKLEAMGIKTVLDLADTDICFIRKHFNVVLERTVRELRGESCLELEEFAPAKQEIICSRSFGERITDYDTMRQAICSYASRAAEKLRGEHQYCRFISAFVKTSPFALNEPYYSNSASVKLLTPTQDSRDIINAATRCLDAIWQEGYRYQKAGVMLGDFFSCGVAPLNLFDENAPRPGSEKLMAVLDMLNGREGRGTLYFAGQGIQQQWKMQRGMLSPRYTTRASDLLCVR
- a CDS encoding translesion error-prone DNA polymerase V autoproteolytic subunit; its protein translation is MLFIKPAELREIITLPLFSDFVPCGFPSPAADYVEQRIDLNQLVIQHPSATYFVKAAGDSMIEAGIGDGDLLVVDSAITASHGDIVIAAVDGEFTAKRLQLHPTVQLVPMNSAYSPITLGSEESLNVFGVVTHVVKALR
- a CDS encoding YadA-like family protein, translated to MKKIFVASVIFAVSANTYAYNSYNAGDNSQATDSNATAIGAYANTSGSSSTAIGAVSKAEGDYNTAIGSYSSSQGNSSSAIGANANVVGNNSVAIGSFSKVNGDSAIANGAGSEAVANSTSVGAASKATGENSVAFGSSAQATAGDTLAIGVGATSTAENAISLGSQSVAEHNNSVAIGGGSTTDREYSVSFGTGNTNRQLTHVAAGTEDTDGVNVKQLKDYTGNEIAKNNTVINQNISNAKNESMTYTDQQLTKNNAVINQNINNAKSESMTYTDQQVTKNNAVINQNINNAKSESMAYTDQEVTKNNGVINKNIQSAKQESFAYTDTKFNQIDGKINSTFKQLNDKIEANAKKANAGIASVAAMTNIPYVNNQTFSAGVGVGNYRNGNAVAVGVQYKLNENTNIRASSSWNNTDGAVVGGGIAVGW
- the glaH gene encoding glutarate dioxygenase GlaH — protein: MNALTAVHTNAVDSGQDYSGFTLTPSAQSPRLLELTFSEQTTKQFLEQVAEWPVQALEYKSFLRFRIGKILDDLCANQLQPLLLKTLLNRAEGALLINAVGVDDVKQADEMVKLATAVAHLIGRSNFDAMSGQYYARFVVKNVDNSDSYLRQPHRVMELHNDGTYVEEITDYVLMMKIDEQNMQGGNSLLLHLDDWEHLDHFFSHPLARRPMRFAAPPSKNVSKDVFHPVFDVDQQGRPVMRYIDQFVQPKDFEEGVWLSELSDAIETSKGILSVPVPVGKFLLINNLFWLHGRDRFTAHPDLRRELMRQRGYFAYATNHYQTHQ
- the lhgO gene encoding L-2-hydroxyglutarate oxidase, whose product is MYDFVIIGGGIIGMSTAMQLIDVYPDARIALLEKESGPACHQTGHNSGVIHAGVYYTPGSLKAQFCLAGNRATKAFCDQNGIRYDNCGKMLVATSALEMDRMRALWERTAANGIEREWLNADELREREPNITGLGGIFVPSSGIVSYCEVTAAMAKIFQARGGEIIYNAEVSGLNEHKNGVVIRTRQGGEYEASTLISCSGLMADRLVKMLGLEPGFIICPFRGEYFRLAPEHNQIVNHLIYPIPDPTMPFLGVHLTRMIDGSVTVGPNAVLAFKREGYRKRDFSFSDTLEILGSSGIRRVLQNHLRSGLGEMKNSLCKSGYLRLVQKYCPRLSLSDLQPWPAGVRAQAVSPDGKLIDDFLFVTTPRTIHTCNAPSPAATSAIPIGAHIVSKVQTLLASQSNPGRTLRAARSVDALHAAFNQ